A DNA window from Pyrus communis chromosome 3, drPyrComm1.1, whole genome shotgun sequence contains the following coding sequences:
- the LOC137727829 gene encoding cysteine-rich receptor-like protein kinase 10, with product MNHQKMKSMTTLLLIFSIFTLPIFLTRTEAEYIYHVCPNTTTFTPNSTFQSNLNRLFSTLSSNANRSTGFYNASVQTPNNAVYGLFLCRGDVVGTDACENCVATATAEAPQRCPIEKQVVIWYDDCMLRYSNESFFSTSAESPRVSLHNTQNITTEQTRFNQVVAASMNEVATEAANDTDKFATKQANFADLITLYTLGQCTQDLSAAACDRCFRDAIARLPICCSGKQGGRVLFPSCNVRYEIYPFYAENATAPEPAPGAPPPPPPPPPPKVKSKTPTSKIVAIAVPISVSVLLFVVGYCCIARRARKKYNQAAADPPSGENDITTVESLQFHFATIQAATRNFSDDHKLGEGGFGQVYKGTLSNGQEVAVKRLSRNSGQGTEEFKNEMVLVAKLQHRNLVRLLGFCLEGEEKILVYEYVLNKSLDCYLFDPEKQGQLDWSRRYKIISGIARGIMYLHEDSRLRIIHRDLKASNILLDGEMHPKISDFGMARIFGVDQTQASTNRIVGTYGYMSPEYAMHGHFSIKSDLYSFGVLVLEIISGKKNSYFFQTNAAEDLMSHAWKLWRDGAPLELLDSCLRDSYSRTEVIRCIHIGLLCVQEDPADRPTMQSVVLMLNSYSVTLPLPQQPAFFLQSRAMGNMLEATLDSAQSISKSSPSVYEGSITEVYPR from the exons ATGAAtcaccaaaaaatgaaaagcatGACTAcccttcttttgattttctccaTTTTTACTCTGCCCATCTTTCTGACCAGAACGGAAGCAGAATATATCTACCACGTCTGCCCaaacaccaccaccttcaccCCAAACTCCACCTTCCAGTCCAACCTCAACCGCCTCTTCTCCACCCTCTCCTCCAACGCCAACCGCTCTACCGGCTTCTACAACGCCTCCGTCCAAACCCCAAACAACGCCGTCTACGGTCTCTTCCTCTGCCGCGGTGATGTCGTGGGAACCGACGCTTGCGAAAACTGTGTCGCCACCGCAACCGCCGAGGCCCCACAACGCTGCCCCATAGAAAAACAGGTGGTGATCTGGTACGACGACTGCATGCTACGCTACTCCAACGAGTCATTCTTTTCCACCTCGGCCGAATCGCCTCGCGTGTCTCTGCACAACACGCAGAACATAACAACGGAACAGACTCGGTTCAACCAGGTGGTGGCGGCGAGTATGAACGAGGTGGCTACCGAGGCTGCCAACGACACAGACAAGTTCGCGACAAAACAAGCGAACTTCGCTGATCTGATTACGCTGTATACCCTCGGGCAGTGCACGCAGGACCTGTCCGCGGCTGCTTGTGACCGGTGCTTTAGGGATGCCATAGCGCGATTGCCGATTTGTTGTAGCGGAAAGCAAGGGGGACGAGTTCTGTTTCCGAGTTGTAACGTTAGGTATGAAATCTACCCCTTCTACGCCGAGAACGCCACAGCACCTGAGCCTGCACCAggggctcctcctcctcctcctcctccacctccgcCTAAAG tAAAAAGCAAAACCCCAACTAGTAAAATTGTTGCCATTGCTGTCCCAATATCTGTATCTGTGCTACTTTTCGTTGTGGGTTACTGCTGCATAGCTAGGAGAGCAAGAAAGAAGTACAATCAAGCAGCAGCAGACCCACCAAGCG GTGAAAATGACATTACTACTGTCGAGTCTTTGCAATTTCATTTTGCTACCATCCAAGCAGCTACGAGGAATTTCTCCGATGATCACAAGTTAGGCGAAGGTGGTTTCGGTCAAGTTTACAAG GGTACACTTTCAAACGGTCAAGAAGTAGCTGTGAAGAGGCTATCAAGGAACTCTGGCCAAGGCACAGAAGAGTTCAAGAACGAGATGGTATTGGTAGCCAAGCTTCAACATCGAAATTTGGTTAGGCTATTGGGATTTTGCTTGGAAGGCGAAGAAAAGATTCTTGTTTATGAATATGTGCTCAACAAAAGCCTCGACTGTTACCTATTTG ACCCTGAGAAACAGGGGCAATTGGATTGGTCAAGACGTTACAAGATTATTTCAGGAATTGCTCGAGGAATCATGTACCTACATGAAGATTCCCGACTTAGAATTATACATCGTGATCTCAAAGCCAGCAATATATTGTTAGATGGGGAGATGCATCCAAAAATATCTGATTTTGGCATGGCCAGGATATTTGGGGTTGATCAAACTCAAGCAAGCACAAATAGAATTGTCGGAACATA TGGTTATATGTCTCCCGAGTATGCAATGCATGGACATTTTTCTATCAAGTCCGATTTGTATAGTTTCGGTGTTTTAGTTCTAGAAATCATCAGTGGCAAGAAGAACAGTTACTTCTTTCAGACTAATGCAGCTGAGGACCTCATGAGCCAT GCTTGGAAGTTATGGAGAGATGGGGCACCTTTGGAATTGTTGGATTCGTGTCTGAGGGACTCTTATTCGAGGACTGAAGTAATCAGATGCATCCACATCGGCTTACTTTGTGTTCAGGAAGATCCAGCTGACAGGCCGACAATGCAATCGGTAGTACTCATGCTCAATAGCTACTCTGTTACTTTGCCATTACCTCAACAACCGGCCTTTTTCCTCCAAAGTAGAGCAATGGGAAATATGTTAGAGGCAACGCTGGACTCCGCTCAATCTATCAGCAAGTCATCTCCGTCCGTTTATGAAGGATCTATCACTGAAGTATACCCTAGATAG